The DNA window TTACTTCTTCATTATGGAATGATGTGGTCTGAAACGAGAAAGTATACTCGTGCTCGCCTCCCCTTCTTCAAAGATTTACCTGGTGATTTCCAAGCCAACAGTCACACTAAAACTCAAAATTTATCTAACATGAAAGAAACTCGTAAATTAAGGAGTCTGGCGAAGGAGTAATGCTCTTTGATGCTCACATAAAAACTGTGGGAGATCTGCAGGCTAAACTTGTTGGTGCCAAGGAATATCTAACCTAAGGGTTGTAGCTAGTAAAATAATGGTCAAGAAACGGGATAAATCGGAGTGGTCCAAGACGGCGATCAAGGAAGCCCTAAAAAAGGCAGACTTTGAGGATAAAGTGCTCTCTCTTTTAGAGAAAACCCTAAAGAAGTCCCTCAATGTTAACCTTCATTCTAAGGAAAAGCTGGAAGAAGAACTATCTTCCCTCAAGGACAAATTGTTGGATACTTCCAATGAGTATTTTGAGCGGGCAAATGAGCAAGTATACTTTTTTACCCTAGCCATGACTTGAATTTGATGAACTTATTCAAGGTAGTTTGGGAGAGCTAAATAGTTGATAAAGAGGAGATGTTACATTCTAAGGAATTTAATTTATCTCATGAGGGAACGTTCAGGCCAAGCCTTATAGTGCCAAGATTGGGACCGACGAAACTCCTAAGAGGGATGTTGTTCTCTAGGAAATCACTTCAAAAGAAAGACGGTCTCAGAAGAATAGCTAATGAgcttgcaattttgagtttttctttcttGTTGTTTTTCCATTGGCGACTTTTGTAACCATGCCCTTAGGACTTTTATGTAATGATTAATTATGCCCTTAGGGCCTTTTACTTCGTACTCTTGTCATTTAGGCTTCATAAATAACATTCTAGACCTTAATGTTCCCCTTTTATCTTTATATTGGATTGCTTACTTTGGTTGAGTAAATTGTTTTGAGAAATCCCTTTCTAAGGAACAAGTTTCCCAATATTGTATTGTCTATTGTACTTGCTAAAAAAGTACAATGAATGTACCCTGTAATTGGATGGTTGTTTGTGATGTTTAGGGTTGTTGATGGTATTTAGAGCTAGCTCAAGTAGAGTGATTTGAAGCTATGTGTATATGTTTTCTAGGTCAAAATGATTCTCCCTTAAATAGGCTTTTTGGGTATGGGATAGAGAGTGGGTATCTTTGCTCCTTCATCCAAAACATGGAGAGTAAAGGAGTTATTCTTCCTTAGATCATTGAGATGATGATTGTCCtccttaaccttctcttctagtATATTATGATAAGACACGTCATATCCCACATTCCTTGGGCAAATAGGTAATGGGAGTGATTTTCAAGTTGACTAAACTCAACTGAAGAGTTGTACTAAGATTTAGGCGGTCTTATGGAACATTTCGGGCGGCCTAAAGCTTTGTAGGGAAACTCGCTCCGTGCCAACATGTTTAACCTTCCTTCTGCGAATTCTCCTTCCTTATAGCGCAAAAAAATTATACCGAtacaaattatatttgatttaatttattgtttatattctagatgttttttcttcaaattattaaaaaaaattactctcGAAACTAAACATTTGAAAATActacaaactcaaaaattcaaataatattttagttttaaaaaaaaaatgaaaaatgtgaaGAATCAAATAAgaaattctctaattttttttttcaatgtgACCTTAATGTAAACTTAGCACTAATAATTTACAAGTAAAGTTgttgaaaaattatttaaaaatcgtAATATGATTCAAACAAAAAGAGTGTTGAGTTCAATTCCTTCATTCAGTGGTTGTTTGGTGCACATTACAGTAACttcatttttctggttttcttcttcttcttcttcctttttccttttttttttttttcacttctcAAATACACGTTCCTTTTTTTATGCTTCTTCAACCAGGCACGAACAAATGAAACAACATTTCTCATTCTTCATTCGCATTGCCATTTCTCTCCTCTGATCaggtatttctttttcttttccttctttcttcaatCACTCTTTGCTTTTTTACTTAATTTTCATTCACTCTAATGGATTGGAATCAAAGAAACCTCGTGAAAGCTTCTAAAGAATCAAACTTTTTCATTGGGGTGTTTCTATTTAATGCATTTCGCATCAAAAACTTGTAAACTGTTGGTGGGTTTTGATTATTCTTCATAAACGATCATGGGTTCTTTGGAAAACgcgtaaaaatcaaatttttacaaTGTAGGTGAAGCCTTGTGAATGAACTTTCTTGATATTTGTTTTTTGTGTACAATTGGAATTTTCTGAATTGGGAGTCTTTTCTATTTAGGGTTTTCTAAATGTATAACATTCTGAATTGTTGAATGTATCTGAAATTCTTCTCTTGAAGATAATTGATTTCTCATGGTTTCTATATTTGGTGTTTTTAGGTGTGTTTCAAGAGATCGAGATTATGTAATTTTAGAATTAGTTGAATGATTATTAGATATTGGTAATTAACTATGCTGAGTTGAATGTTTAGGTATATCCATCATGGATTCACGTATCAACGCTGTTGATTCTGTATCAGAGGTTCAGAATTCGGTTTCTAGGGTACCTGCGGTACCGATACGCCACAGTCTTCCTTTAACATCAGGGATTCCTCGTCCTTCGCGGCCTCCCTTATATAGAAATAATCACGGAGCTTCTTCTTCTTCCGCGCCATTTTTGGAGCAAAGGCATCGTCATAATAATTATGGAACGAAGAACATTCACTGTCATAACAGCTATGTAGTTAATCGAAAGCATTCATATCAAGACAGAAGATTATGCAGCAAGCAACTGTTTGATGATGGTTCCAAGAATTGTGAGTCGTGTTCTGTAATATTAGAATCCGACAATTGTATCTTAGTTACATCGAAACGAGGTGTTGTTATTAATCAACCGAAGAATTgccattgtcagtcagagattagttTTTGTCATAGTCCTCAGAATAGTTTACATTCGACCACTGCCTATTCGGAAGCGAAACAAAGTTTCACCAATACTGAAGTCAGTGAGTGTGTtagtgttgatgatgatgataattcgTGCGAAAGTGGAGAAATTTCGAATTCGTGTGATTTTAATGAAAGTATGAAAACCAGCATCTATAGAGCGAGTACAGTAAGTGATGTTAGCAACGAAAGCAGCACGAGTAGTTTGAGTAGTGCTTTGTACAAACCTCATAAGGCGAATGATATAAGATGGGAAGCGATTCGAGCTGTGCGAGCACGTGTCGGGGTGTTGGAAATGAGGCATTTTAGGTTGATGAAGAAATTGGGATGTGGAGATATAGGAAAAGTATATCTAGCTGAACTGAGTGGCACAAGGACTTGTTTTGCTATGAAACTCATGAATAAAACCGAGCTCGCAAGTCGGAAGAAGCTTGTAAGAGCTCAGACGGAGAGAGAGATATTGCAGTCTTTAGATCACCCTTTTTTACCTACATTATATACGCATTTCGAGACTGAGAGAATCTCTTGCTTGGTAATGGAGTTTTGTCCCGGTGGCGACCTTTATTCAATAAGGCAAAGACAACCTGGGAAGTATTTCTCAGAGCATGCTGCCAGGTAATCACATACAAAAGAACTTATTATATGGTAATCACTTATGCAATAATATAAGCACTTAATTGAAGCATATTGTCGTTTCTCTAATTTGCATTTTTTCGTGTTTGTAGATTTTATGTTGCAGAAGTTCTCCTTGCTTTGGAGTATTTACACATGCTTGGAATCATCTATAGAGACCTTAAACCGGAGAATGTGTTGGTTAGAGAAGACGGTCATATAATGCTTTCGGATTTCGATCTCTCTTTAAGGTGTACCGTCAGTCCAACTCTCGTGAAATCATCAAACCCGATCGTCGAAACAAAAAGATCAGGATACTGCATTCAGCCAAGATGTGCAATGCAGCCAGACTGCATCCAACCTGCATGCTTTTCGCCGCGGTTTCTATCCAGTAAAtccagaaaagaaagaaaattcagACCAAAGAATGACATGCATCATCACCAAGTGACACCTCTCCCTGAGCTAATCGCTGAACCAACAAGTGCACGATCGATGTCCTTTGTAGGCACACACGAGTACTTGGCGCCTGAGATTATTAAAGGCGAAGGACACGGAAGTGCTGTGGATTGGTGGACGTTTGGTATATTCTTATACGAACTCTTGTTTGGTCGAACACCGTTCAAAGGCTCTGCAAACCGAGCGACGCTGTTCAATGTTGTCGGGCAGCCTTTAAGGTTTCCGGAGTCTCCTACTGTCAGCTTCGCAGCAAGGGATTTGATCAGAGGCTTGCTTGTGAAAGAGCCTCAACACCGTCTTGCCTATAGACGCGGAGCAACCGAAATCAAACAACATCCGTTTTTTCATAATGTGAACTGGGCGCTGATCCGTTGCGCTAATCCGCCCGAGGTACCGAGAGACACCGTGATGATGAAACCAACTTCAACTGAAAATGAAGTTGGCATGAACTCTTCTAGTAATTATTTAGATGTTGATTTCTTTTGACCATGATTCTTTCATTTTTTTGCATAAAAGAATGCAATGTTTCTCTTCAACTACATAATGAACTGTTGTAAGAATTTCCAAATTCCTTAAATTGAGGAACAAAGTTATACTTGTCTCATTTTGGATACAAAAACTTTGTGACTGTttcaaagttaaatataattttctTTCTTACAAATATTTAGAATTGAACAAGTCATACTTCTAGATGCCTACGTTTTTCTAGTAAGTAAATCTGTTATTTAATTAATTCGTAAATTTGTGTTGAACCAATAAATTaatgagaataataataatataataataataatgttgacCGACAAGTTTAGAATAAGACCTTGAAAGTTAGTTGGGTTCGCGCCCGTATCTTCAATGGCATGCATCACCCCCACGCGCACCTTATTCATCCCTGCGCGTTCCAAAGTTTAAACAAGTCTTTCCATTAAATAACAATTGATTAATTGTGTAGTTTCAACAAATTAACATCAATGTGAAACTTTTATAATTTGGTAATTGAAACTCACATTTAGAATGACCACTAACCAGGAGTATATattaatgaaaatgaaaaatactaCTAAGACTTTTCAATACCAAAATTTATGTGATACTGTATCATCTTCGCTCAATTATAGAAATTAATTTCGTATATTATGAGATTATAATAGATGGtaaattctttttaatttttctttaacaaaCTAGAATATTCTTAACACTCCTTTACTATTAacaaataattaaagtaaaatatttaatatgttgatgtttgtttatatttgaaaatattaagaggtgtctgttttaaattaaaaaattacatttCCGAAATTAATtgccaaaaaaaatatattatttttgttataaagttttaaaattattttaattatgaaactCTTAAATGAAATGACTTtcaatttcttttatattttcatGTTTTATTCTCATAAAAATGTTTATACTTacgaaattttttattaatttttgaagaaaagatataattaaaaaattctaTCTTTGGATACCTTTTTTTTAGAATCATTTATAAATTATTGAAATAAACActcaataaattttgtttttattaaactAGTAGCTGAATTGGtaattgtaaaaataaaaatggCAAAAAAAGATTCATATCCTTgaacattttttttttggtatatcaccaccggtttagatcggttcgggggtcagttctgacatcaagtggttccatccccctcccgatcgcagcgccaatcaccactggatcaACTAACGATTGGTCCTTGAACATCTTTGAGTAAAACATATCATAGACACAAATTAGATGACTTATTCAATattcataaataaaattaatgagtatttaATTATCTATTAGTTTACGGGTATGAATGTCGATTTAATGGTCCTTGTATCCATGAACATCTGTATTTGATACTAATAttcaaaattacttaaatattactaacttctttttttattataagtcgttttggattTTTCAcgcatattaagaaaaataataactcttgtataaaaatgagaaattacgaagatttttacaaaattgtccttcattaatgacatgtgaaagataaatttacataattcaaaggagagagaataataaatatttaaggatataataggaaaaacatcattaattattcattggaattgtaaagcgacttatattaaaatacaaaatatttttctaaagtgacatataataaaaaacggagggagtactttatagatctaaaattattattattatattattattattttgttaaatataaaaaaattgttgaatatagtataaatatatagaaaataaaagtaaattattttattattattttgtgaaaaaattaaaactatatatatatatatatatatatatatatatatatatatatatatatatatttaaaaagagattaaaaaattttaactaatgtaaatttttaaaaaattaaaaatatttcttaatATTCGTAAATATCCATAATTATTTCAAAATTCACGAATATTTGATTAATAAATACCTATACGAACAAATATGAGACGGTCGATAAATTTCACTATCCAACCGCATGGATAGCAGAATACAAATACTTATATTTAAGACTGGGTTAAACGTCATTTTGTCCCCTACCATTTGGGGCGAATCCGATAAACAATCCTATAAAAAATGCACATATTTCATCCTTGTCATTTCAAGATTCTCTCCTTTTAAACCTTTAAGGGCCCGTTTGGTGCATAGGATATCAAGTAGGATAAGGATATGATACAAACAGGATAATACTTATCATATCatatgtttggttcacacaggataccaaataatatatatatgaggagggatatatttactccaagactaagttatcaacacttactccccatcttgaccattaattcttctcaatctaatgattaaaattaatgagtattagttttctctctccatatttaattactcattaattttaaccattagattgagaagaattaatggtcaagatgggagagtaagtgttgataacttactcttggagtaaatatatcccttatatatatatatatatatatatatatatatatatatatatatatatatatatatatatatatatatatatatatatatatatatatatatgagaatgatatatttatatgagaatgtgagaatgaatctgaactattggattttaaaataaatggtggagattatgggtgaatcttttttttctctctcttacattttgaaataaatgatgtaggagagagaaaaaaaagattcacccgtaatccccaccatttattttaaaatccaatagttcagattcattctcacattctcatataaatatggcattctcatatgatatgccctctctctctctctctctctctatatatatatatatatatatatatatatatatatatatatatatatatatatatatatatagagagagagagagagagagggagagagagaggggggagggatcaaattacacctgaatagttacaccatgagttacactcgctcataacttcatttcagataactattttttaaaatcaaccgttagatTGAAATATATTATCCTATAGATCATACGTATAAAGTTTGAcattaatctatatatatatgaaaaaattaCCCTTGCAAgaacatataattaatttaataaaaaataaaattaatattcatatttttaaaattttaataattattttaattttatacattttataaagttaaaaaattatgGCTGAATTACCCCCGttgtcctttaagttatttaattgtaacatttTGGTCCTTTATGTTGATTTCACTACAACTAGGTCCTTTAAGTTGGCTAATGTCTTCAGCGTTGCCCTTGTCCACAAATTATGTTCCAAAAAATGTGATGTGGCATAAACGGTGCTTATGTGTCACTTAACTTGTTAACTGTGTATGTTAACTCACTTAAAGAGAAAGATATCGCTGAAACGTTACAATTAAGGACAAATTTCATTTGATAAATTTTAATCCCAAATCAGTGAAAGGAAACGTTAGAGGCGAAGACGAAGGAAAAGCAGGTCACGTTGATCGGCGGGGAAGGTACTTGCAAAAGACAAAGGCGTCATTGAAGCTGACGAAATCGAGACATTAAGGTATGTTATGTTCTGTCTAACTTAACGATTCATTGCATGTGGTTCTGCTGTTGATATTAGTGTTTACGTGTCAATGTTAGGAAAAAATGGATGAGGATAAAATTTATGTTGATATTCATTATGGGGGATTTTTTGTTGGTGATAACTACATAGAAGGGGAAGTGGCAAACGGTAGTTTGATGGTGATAAATGGAGTTACTTTGAGATGTTGACGGTTGTTAAGGCGTTGAACTATCCAGGTGCTCTTGAAATTTGGTACAATTTTGCTGGAACATTGAAGATACTAGAAGATGACTTTGGTGCTTTAGAAGCTTTGTACTGGGCCAAAAGTAATGGTTCAGACCACTAGCAATTCCCAACCAGACAATCTCAAAATGCCACTAGCAATTCCCAACCATCTCAAAGGATTCAGACAAGGCAATCAGCCCAACACCAAGGAGTACAAACATGTCATTCCATCACAGTTTCTCAGATACTTGCCATGAGAAGGGCTAGACAAGGACCAACAGTGGCATTTCAGCCACCAATAACTCTGAGACCAAATATGCCTTATAAGAGAAAGTCCACATAGAAAGTTTgcaagattttttatttttttgggacCACTAATTATGTGCGTTAGGAGTATGATGTATCTATGCTTATTTTGAATCTTTAAGATCATCTATTATGTATTTTGGGAGTATGTTGTATCTACTCTTTTGTGATAACAATCTTTTGGTCTATGTTATAACAATATTTTGGATGCTATATTCTGAATGTTGTATATGCTATATTATGAATGTTATAAACCAGGAATTTGAATGCTATAATATTAATGCTATAAACTATAATTTTTTGCTGTTAAATTGTAACATGTAGGTCCTCCTTCGTATCAACCAGGACCTACTTCTTATTAAAATGTATCAAAGTTGtccttaattatttattaattgcacATGGTAGTAAATTACAATAACAACACTAGAAGTCAGATATATCAAAAACTAAGCAAAAttgatattaatttgcaattgtCATCAAAATATTACATCAAAGCACCATAATCCATGTCTTACAACATTAACATTAACATAAACTAGGATCACCTATTTTTAAACAGCATACAAATCAACACTACAATAATCAGAACTAAACATATCATGACATAAAAAAGCATCTTCAACATCTTCAAtacgttcttcatcatctccttaTTGTATTTGTCATCCTTTACAAGCATCTTGATTGGTACATCCTTTTCATCACATTTGAAACACTTTAAGAGCATTTGGTGGTATCTCTGGTTTGCCTTCATCACTGTGTTGGTTTTCATACCACATAAAAAAATTGAAGCCAGCATTTTCATGTTCATTCTGCAACCAAAATCAGTAACATCAAAACCAAATCAGGAAAACGAAGGAGAATATACCCAAACTATTCAGAACATACGTACGTACCTTAAAGTATCTGCAGCCCTAAAAAAGCTTACGCAAGTTTCTTCCTTTCTTCTTAACTGAACGTATCACAGCTTTGGATCCACACATGCATGTTGGTCCGATTATTGATTGGGATGCACTCGAAATTAGCGAATTAGAGTTCTCAGCTCTCACATTTGTTCCACTGCCACTGTATTGAGCCATTGATGCtgaatttcaaaattagggttctggAATTTGGGGGTTTCACGTTTTTATCTTCTAATTGTAACATTTCAGCCATATCTTTCTCTTTAAGTGAGTTAACAGACACAGTCAACAAGGTTAAGTGACACCTAAGCACCGCTTGTGCCGCATCACGTTTTTTAGAACAGAATTTGTAGACAAGGGAAACCCTGAAGACGTTAGCCAACATAAAGGACCTAGTTGTAGCGAAATcaacataagggaccaaagtgttacaattaaataacttaaaggaccacgGGGGTAAATTAACCAAAAATTATCCTTTTGACAATtatacatatattttaaaaattatttattaatatttttaatttaatatcaaattaatttttatttatattttgtcatatttaattttttattttaaattatattttataggggtaaattagtaaatcattttcttatccTATTCTACCAGATTCTAACCCATCTTATATtcaggataacaatttgaactGGTAAGGCAGGATAGgataagtttcaggattaacttatTCAGTTATTCTATCATGTTCTGTCAGCAAACATTGGATTaagataggatatgatacaaaTATTATATCCTGTCTCTTATCCTGCACACCAAACGGACCCTTGTAGATTTGGTCACTTAAATTGCTGAGGTGGAAATGACACGTTGgcaattttttaaaaactgaGTCATATGTGTCATTTATTCcaattatttatttcattaaaataaaataatttatatctttaattaatttatataattaaaatgaaatgacaACTAATCCCTTTCatccacccccccccccccccccccgaaaccctaatttagaaaaaaCTCAGCTTCAGCTTCTCCATCGCCTCTTCCAAGAAAACGATACAACAATTGGCAAGTTCCTGAAGTTTTGTAAGGTACAATTTTCACTTATTCTACCCTTgtttgaatccattgattatGATTCTTAATGCATGTTTACCATTTGTAGGAATGACACTGTTCAACTTAAGCTTTCACCATGGTGGTCAGTTCGTGCGTGATAGCTTCGTTTTTTACAGAGGAGGAACTAAAACTATTATTATTGGGAAAGATTCATACACTTGGTCATTCTACGAAGCTATGAATTTAGTTCTCGAGTGTGGCTTTGACGGTAGTGGAATCCGAATGTGGAGGAAAATAGAAGGTATTGATGAAAACTTCTTTCACTTGACTAATGATGTTCATGTTATAGAAATTGCAAATCATTATATTTTGCACAATACTGAGGGACATATATGGCTTGAACATTATGATGGAGACAACGCAAAGAGGGCTGAGAATTCAAATATAGTTGAACTTGATGTTGTTGAAGTGAGTGAAGATGAAGACTCTGTAGGGATAAGGTTTGGGGACAGCAAGGAAGAAAGAGTGGATGATGACAATGAATGCTTTATGGTTGTGGAGGTTGATAGACCAGATGAAGGTAATAGGGTTGAAGTTGCAAGTAAGAAGCTAAGATACAAGTTAAGAGCTAACAAGGATGCACAATTTTAAGGTCTCTCAAAAAACTAAAGTTGCGTGTTCCTTCAAGGGTGATTGGTGGCAAACCTAGTTCATCAAAGGTTGTAAAGCAAGATGGAGATTATTAAAGTGAAGTGCTTGGTAGTTCTTATCCAGATGTTAATGACAATGAAAAGATGCCCAAGTATGAGAAGTTTAGAGGAGACTTACTGAACAAAGACTATGAGTTTAAACTAGGAATGGAGTTTAActctcttgttgagtttaaggatGCCAAAAGAGAATGAATTGTTTTAAATGGTAGAGAGATTAggtttgtgaaaaatgaaagtaatAGAGTTAGGGTAGAATGTAAGGGTAAATGTGGTTTTTTAGCCCTTTGTAGTAAAGTTGGTGACAAACAcacttttaaattaaaaacttGGGTGGGGACCCATACATGTTCTAGGGTTTTGAATAACAAGTCAGCAAATTTTAAGTGGGTGTCTAAAGTTGTGGTAGAAAAGAGGCCGCATAGTGGCAAGGTCCAAGTTTCAGATCTAATGGCTGAACTAAGGAGAAACTATTAAGTTGGGATTTCTAAGGGAAGGGCATGGAGAGCCAAACACATAGCTGAAGAAATTATTGAAGGAGACTCTTCTAAGCAATATTCTATGTTATATAGTTATGTTGCAGAACTTAAGAAACAAAATGATGGCAATACTGCAAAGATAAATGTGGAGAGGCCAATTTCAACACTTCCACCAAGGTTTGGTAGtttctatttttgttttgatggCTGCAAGAAAGGATTTCTCCATGGTTGTAGACCATTTATTGGTGTAGATGGCTGTCATTTGAAGAAACAGTATGGTGGTCAGTTGCTTATTGTTGTGGCTAGA is part of the Vicia villosa cultivar HV-30 ecotype Madison, WI linkage group LG2, Vvil1.0, whole genome shotgun sequence genome and encodes:
- the LOC131647206 gene encoding protein kinase PVPK-1-like, producing MDSRINAVDSVSEVQNSVSRVPAVPIRHSLPLTSGIPRPSRPPLYRNNHGASSSSAPFLEQRHRHNNYGTKNIHCHNSYVVNRKHSYQDRRLCSKQLFDDGSKNCESCSVILESDNCILVTSKRGVVINQPKNCHCQSEISFCHSPQNSLHSTTAYSEAKQSFTNTEVSECVSVDDDDNSCESGEISNSCDFNESMKTSIYRASTVSDVSNESSTSSLSSALYKPHKANDIRWEAIRAVRARVGVLEMRHFRLMKKLGCGDIGKVYLAELSGTRTCFAMKLMNKTELASRKKLVRAQTEREILQSLDHPFLPTLYTHFETERISCLVMEFCPGGDLYSIRQRQPGKYFSEHAARFYVAEVLLALEYLHMLGIIYRDLKPENVLVREDGHIMLSDFDLSLRCTVSPTLVKSSNPIVETKRSGYCIQPRCAMQPDCIQPACFSPRFLSSKSRKERKFRPKNDMHHHQVTPLPELIAEPTSARSMSFVGTHEYLAPEIIKGEGHGSAVDWWTFGIFLYELLFGRTPFKGSANRATLFNVVGQPLRFPESPTVSFAARDLIRGLLVKEPQHRLAYRRGATEIKQHPFFHNVNWALIRCANPPEVPRDTVMMKPTSTENEVGMNSSSNYLDVDFF